CACGCACGGCCACGTCACTGTCAACGGCCGGAAGGTAGATATTCCGTCGTACCTGGTGTCGCCGGGTGACGTGATCGGTCTTCGCGAGCGCAGCCGCAACCTGCAAGTCGTGAAGGAAGCGCTCGAACAGCGCGGACGCCTGCCGGCTTATCTGGAATGGAACGATCAGACGATGGAAGGTAAATACGTCCGCTTGCCGGATCGTTCCGAGCTGACCGACCAGATCGACGAAAAGCAAGTCGTCGAATTTTACAGCCGCTAAAAGCGTGCGGACGCGTTTTTTCGGTTTCCGAATTCCCTCGCGTCCGCCGCTTCGTTTTTTTCGGCACCGTTTCGTTCAACAGTGTCCGAGCAAGTCTTCCCGCACCGGCGCAAACGTGTCGAGCAGCACGCCCGCCGACAGCGCACGGACGCCGTGCGTCGCCCCGGAGGGGATGTACAGACTGTCGCCCTTACGGACGACGAGCGTGCGGCCGTCGACACGAAATTCAAATTCGCCTTCCAGTACATACGTCAGCTGTTCCTGTGGATGGGCGTGTTCGGCGCCGACCGCTCCTTCGGCGAACTCCACCACCATATTCATGACGCCGCGACCGACAGACAAAATTTTACGGCGGACGCCCGGACCGGCGTCCACCCATTCCCCGAGGTTTCCCATCGCATCTGCCCTCCGTCTTCGGTCTTCACCGCCCGGGCGGCATCAACTGAGCCGAACGCGGACGAACTTACGCCGACCGACTTGCACGACGTCGCCGTCTTGTAATTCGATGCAAGCAAATGGATCAGTCATTTTCACTTCGTTAATCCGCACGGCCCCCTGCATCGCGCTGCGGCGCGCCTCCGCCCCAGAAGAGACAAGCCCCAGTGCAAGCAACAGGCGGTCAAGCCGCATACGGCCGTTTTGAAGTTCCGATCGCAGAACGACCGTTTCTTCGACATCATCGGGGATCTCTCTCTTCTGAAACACGGCGACGAACCGGCGCTCCGCCTCTTCCGCCGCCTTCTCGCCGTGATACAGGCGGACGAGCGTTCGAGCAAGAAGCATTTTGGCGTCGCGCGGATGAAGTTCGCCGGCACTCAGCCGCCTGCGGAGCAAGTCGATCTCATCGGCAGGGATGTCGGTCGCCAGCTCCATATACTTCAGCATCAGGTCGTCGGAAACCGACATCGCCTTGCCGTAAATCTGATGCGGGTCCTCGTCGACACCAATATAATT
The window above is part of the Candidatus Reconcilbacillus cellulovorans genome. Proteins encoded here:
- a CDS encoding cupin — encoded protein: MGNLGEWVDAGPGVRRKILSVGRGVMNMVVEFAEGAVGAEHAHPQEQLTYVLEGEFEFRVDGRTLVVRKGDSLYIPSGATHGVRALSAGVLLDTFAPVREDLLGHC